The following is a genomic window from Gemmatimonadota bacterium.
TGTCACAGTACTTATTGTGAACCTTTGACGAGTTGAAACACAAGACACTCGATCAAGAGAGTCGATATCTCAGTCACGGGGGAAATACATGTCTGCCGCACTGATGAGTTACAGTACCTCAAACGGAACAAATGGAGGCAGTAGTTCCGCACTGGAACTCTATTTCAAAGACATCGCCTATAGCGAATTGCTCACGCCACAAGAAGAAATTGATCTGGCCAAGCGCATTCGCAAAGGAGACCGCAAAAGTCTCAATAAAATGATCGAATCCAATTTGCGATTCGTCATTACCATAGCCAAAGAATATCAGGGACGCGGCCTGCTCCTGGAAGACCTCATCGCCGAAGGCAACATGGGTCTTGTTCGCGCGGCCACCCGCTACGATGAAACCGTAGGCGTCAAATTCACCACATATGCAGTCTGGTGGATTCGGCAGGGCATCTTATCGGCATTGGCAGAAAAAGCCCGCATGGTGCGACTGCCCGTCAACAAAATCAAACACCTGAGCAAATTGGAACGCATATCCTCAGAACTCAAACAATCGCTGGGACGCGAACCGCGCATTGAAGAAATCGCTGCACAGGCCGAACTGCACCCCAAGCAAGTGCAAGACCTCCTCAGCGCCTCGCGGTGGCATGTCTCGTTCGACATGCCCCTTGAAGACGGTCCTGACACCAGCTTGCTGGAAATGTTGTCAGACAACGACCAGGAAACTCCCGAAGAGGCCATGCTCGAAAGCTCTATGGCAGAGGAAATACACACCGCGCTCAACACATTGGCTCCGCGCGACGCCCGCGTATTACGCCTCTATTTCGGCATTAACAGCGGTGAAACAATGACGCTGGAACAAATTGGCAACATCCTCAACCTGACCAAAGAGCGCGTGCGCCAAATACGCGACAAAGCCCTGGCGGCACTCAAGCATCCCTCTCGTATGCGTAAAATGAGAACCCTACTGATGGAGAATTAATCCGGTGGCCAATCGCATGGAATCGACTGGCATGGGCATCACCCGCGTCAGCCACATCACATTGGTTACAGGTAACCTCGAACGCGCATCGGCATTTTACGAAAAGTTTTTGGGGCTACAACCCATTCCCCGGCCGGATTACGACTTTGCAGGTGCCTGGTATCGCTGTGGCGATGTCGAAATCCACCTGATCCTCGCCGAAGAATACCCCCGTCCTTCGCGCCGCCACATCGCCTTTGAAGTCGCTGACTTCGACCGCGTCATCACCTTGCTCGACCGCGAACGCGTGCGCGTTGCCTCCGGTCCCGGCGTGCGTCCACACGACGGCACGCGCTATGTTTTCGTACACGACCCGGATGGCAACCTCATCGAAATAGGCCGTCCGGGAAATGCGTGAAAAGCAACCACCGATAAACACAGATAAACACCGATGAAAGGCAAATGAGAAGAAACAAAACAGGCCGCGATCCCTTGAGACCGCGGCCTGTTTTTTCAGCAGTCATCCCCCCTCACACCAACCCCCACATCTGGTCAATATCCTCCTGATACGCGCAGACCTTGCCGGATATCACATCGCTCACCCTGACGACCTCTCCGCTTTTCCCAGACTCGTAAATCGCCTCACTCACGGCCTTGCTCTTAAGCCCCTCTTCCGCGTCGATTTCCACATCGCGTCCAATACTCAGCGCATCGATAAAATCCCACAATTCAATCGCCATGCCATCGGTCAGCCCATAGGGAAAGAGGCGATCCTTTTCGCTCTGACTCAATGAATCGAGAAACATATCTTGAAGCTGGGACACGCCATACGCCGTACCATCTATAAATTGGCATTCACCGCGCGCCTGAGACGCCGCCGGATGGAAAATATCGCGCTCCACAATCGTACCCTTGCTCCCCGTGAGATTGAGCTGGGTAAAACCCTTTCCCGGCGCACTAACCGTCCACGACCACGTGCCAATCACGCCACTTTCAAAATTGAAAATACTGGTCCAAAAATCCTCGCGACTATCATCGACCAGATCATCGCCTTTCTTATGGGGACGCTGTTCAAGTTGTTCCACGCGCGCATAAACACTCTCCACTTCCCCAAACCAGTAACGCATGGTATCCACCCAGTGCGCGCCGCTATCCATAACCATCCCGCACCCGCCGAGTTTGCGATCCACGCGCCAGTGCCAATCGGGATAATTCGCGGGATCCTGCCACCCCGACCTGATGGCGTACCACAATCTGGGTTCGCCGAGCGGACCACCATTAAACGCCCAGTGAATCGTGCGCTGCCCAACACTGCGACGACACTGTTCGGCATTCGCGGCGATCCTATTGCAGCGCCTGGCTGTATCGATAATTCTTTGCGTAGCTTTAACCGTCACACCAATGGGCTTCTCACACAGGATATTCACACCGCCTTCGAGCAACTCGCAGGCGAGCACATGATGCAAACCGTGGGGACTGCAGATATCGGCCCCATCCAGATCGGACTCTGAATTGAGCAGATCCTCAACCGAGGGATAGCAATTGACCGCCCATCCAGTCTTCCCATTGATCTGATCGGCAAATGCCTGTGCGCGGCTGATATCGCTATCAACCGTAGCCACAATGCGAAAACGGTCTTCGCCCTTATCGAAAATCTCTCCATACCGCCGAAGATGCCCGCCGGCAATACCGCCACAGCCGACAAGCGCGAGATTTACAACTTTTCCTTTCGACATTACCCTTCCTTTCTCGTGTTATATTCCGCCATCGCCTCCCAATAGTACGGCGTGGGAATCGGACTTTTAAGCGACGGATCATTCACATCTTCCATCCATTGCCACAGACGCTGGCTCAACGCATTATAAACATCCCGGTATTCGGGTTTATCGGCGACATCCTCAAACTCATTGGGATCTTTTTCCAGATCGTAGAGTTGTGCCACTGGCTGTTTGATACGCGGTCTTGGGGGATCGGTCATATCCACGGGCACATCTATCAGGCGCCGCGGACTGAAATTGCGAATAAACTTATAGCGATCGGTGCGAACACTGCGACTATCGCTACCCTGAAAAATCGAAAAAGCCGCATCCCGCGTGGGTTCCGCATCCGGATCTTTGAACACACTAACAAAACTCAAACCCTCCACATTATCCGGAATGGGATGCTGTATGAGATCCATAAGCGTGGGCAAAAAATCGACATTACTGAGCAAATGTCCACAACTCTGTCCCCCCCGAACACCCCCACCGGGCCAGCGCATAAGCAATGCAACGCCAATACCTGCATCATAGCAAAACCACTTCGCCCTCGGAAACTCAATACCGTGATCAACCGTAAAAACCAGCAGCGTATCGTCTTCTAACCCACTCTCTTTCAGAGCATCGGCAATAATCTGAACCGCCTCATCAACGCGGCGAATAGCACCCTGTTGCAGAGCGAGTTCCCGCCGCGATGTCTCGTCATCAACCAGATAAGGCGGCACATCAACACCCTGACTATCATCGGGTCCCACATCGCCAAAATCGTGCGGACGATGCGTCTCAAAAAAACCGACTTGCGCGTAGAATGGCGTCTTAGAACCCGCACCTGCCCTGAGAAAATCCGCCAGAGCACGCGCAACCACAAGCGCGTTTGCGCGGCGGCCCGTTTCATCGCGCTGTGCAAAAGTCGCTTCAAAACCCAAATCCTCAGTATTAGACGCCTCGTGTTGCAACCCAAAAAGAGCCGTATGATAGCCCGCATCCCGCAAAATATGCGAAAGATGTCGCTCCCCCTCATTAAAACACCAATCCCACGGCGAATGCGTCAACCCAATCAACCCATTGCTCTGCGGATAGCGCCCCGTAAGCATAGCTCCCCGGCTGGGGCTACACACCGGACTCGTCGTAAAATAATTGGTAAACTTGAACCCATCATCGGCAATCGCGTCAATCGCAGGCGTATGCACCGTATCGACACCATAACACCCAAAATGCCGCCCCGTATCGTGCGTGGTGATAATGATAATATTCGGCATAAAAATCTCCGGAAAAGCATGAAATGCAACCACAGATGAACACCGATAAACACAGATGAAAGGCAGGCGATGTCGGGTGAGTTGACCGCTGACTGCTATTTCAAGTGCTCTATAAAATGACAACGCCTGCAACAAACAATCACATCCTCTACACCCTCATTCCCCAGTGTCTTGTAGTGCAGATGGTGGACGTGCAAATGCTCTTTACTCCCACACAAAACGCACTGGCAATTGTAATGGGCGAGAAACTTCTGCCTCTTAATCTGCCATGATTTAGAGCGAATATACCGGTCGTAATCGAGCGGTGGCTCAGCGCGAGCCAATTGCGCTATCAGGCGTTTTCTATCCACCTTGCGAATCCCCTTCGGGTGTGGTGTGGATTGCAGAATTTTCTTTCTCGTCTGTTCATTCATAACACCATGATAATTAAAAACCAGAAATTAAAAATTAAAAATAAACTCGCGTGGGTCGCGTTTTTCTTTGACTGTTCAAAAAGATGTTATATGATATGGCACGCGTCATTTTAACCACTCACAGGAGGAAGGGATGGAACTGTGTTATTTTGCAGATGAAATCGACAAAGCCGACTTTGATAAATCTGTGCGCCTGGGCGTAGAAGCGGGTGCAACGGGAATTGAACTGCGCGGCGGCATCTGGGGCAAACGCGTCCAGGAAATCGACAACGACGAACTGCAGCGCGTCCAGGACGTACTGGCAAAATACAATGTAACCGTTATGTCCGTCGGCTCGCCCGTGGGCAAATGCGCGCACGACAGCGCCGAAGAAAAAGCCGAACACCAGCGCATATTTGACCGCATGATCGAACTCGCAAAAGCATTTGATACAACCGTCATCCGCGGATTTTCCCTCTGGAACCCCAATCGACGAAAAGGAGACCGGGCAAATCGACCCGGTGTTGAGAACTATCTCGACGTCATCGTGCCATTTCTCGGCCCCATAGCCAAAATAGCCGAACGCGAAGGCGTCACCCTATCGCTGGAAAACGAAGGCGCGACCATTGCCGGCACCTGTGCGGAAGCCAGAACAGTTGCCGACGCCCTCGGCGACACATCGGGATTCAGCTTCTGCTGGGATGTGAACAACGGCATCGGATGTGGCGAACAGGCCATCCCCGATGGATACGAACAGATCAAAGGACGGATCACCCATCTGCACGTCAAACCCAACCCCGACAAAGAACTGGACCCCATTCGCGACAGCGATATAAAATACGAAGACCTGCTCAAAATGGTCCTATCAGACGGTTATACGGGCAACGTGAGCATCGAACACTGGGGATCCCCAGACCTCATGCTAAAAGGCGTGCGGCAACTGCGCGCTGTACTGGACAACTTGTAAAATGGACTTACACAAATTATTCACAGATGTATTTCATCCCGAACCCGACGAAACAGTAGCCGTCATTGCCGATGTACCACACGGTGAACTGCGCGATAGCGAGACCTGGCGCGAACGCAGAGAAATGGCCGCCGAATGGTGTGCGGCGTGGGTATCGCTCGGCGAACAGATTGGCTTCGACGTCCTGCCCCTCATCACCTTTCCCGCCACCGGCGCACACAATGGCAATTTGCCCCTCGACAAAGGCGAACCCATCCCCTTGCGCGACGGCCTGGCGCGAGCGACAATCGTAAATTCACTCACGCAATTCTCCGCCACCGCACCCCTATCTGCATGGGCGCGTTCACATAATGATTTTCGCGCCGCATCATTGCCAGGCGTTGCCCGACGCATGGAAGAAACCGCGCTCTCTGCGGATTATACCGAAGTGGCGCGCCGCTGTCAGATATTAATGGACGCACTCTCCCAAGCGGAATCCGCACAGGTAATTTTCACAACCGGCCACAAATGGACCGTTGACCTGCGCTACCGCGAAGCCCACAAAGACGATGGACAACTGCCCCGAGAAAAGGCAAACTCGGCATTTCCCATCATCAACTTGCCGAGTGGAGAAAGTTTCCAGGTACCCTATGAAGGAGAAAGAGACGGCGAACCGAGCCGCACGGAAGGCGAAATACCCGTCAATGACAATGGCGACGTCATCGTATTTCGGGTCGAGAACAATCGGATCGTAGATGTCGCGGGAGAAACAACACAGGCCGCGAGCTTCAAAGCCTATTTCGAGGAAGATCCAATACGCGGCAACATCGCCGAACTCGCATTGGGATGTAATCCAAAAGCCGTTGTTTGGGGCAATGTCTTAGAAGATGAAAAAGCGGGCTTTCACTGGGCTTATGGACGCAGCGAACATCTCGGCGGCACAATTGGACCAGAACAATTCAAATCCCCCGCACATATTGTTCACGAAGACATCGTCTATGCCAAAGACAGCCCGATACAAGTGGCATCACTCCTGTTGGTTTCAGCAAACGGGAAAACACGCCAAATCATCCGGGATGGCGAGTATCTGATCTAAAAGGAGCTTCACATGTTAATCGACGCGCACAATCATCCAAACTGGCACGGATTCAACGCCGAAAAAATATTGAAAAACATGGACGAGCAAAACATCGACCAGCTATGGCTATTCTCCTGGGAAGCGCCAGAAGACGAATACAGTCCCAGTTATCACAAAGTATTGCCCCCAACAGGCGTGTGCATCCCCCTCGAAGACGTGATACAGGTAGGGCGCACAGCCCCTGACCGATTTGTACTGGGATACATGCCACATCCAAAGCGACCCGACGCAATTGACCGTTTGAAAGCAGCCGTAGAAATTCACGGGATTCGGGTTGCCAGCGAACTAAAGGTCAGAGTCGTATTCGACGACCCAGATGCCCTCAGACTCTACCACGTCTGCGGTGACATGGGCCTGCCAATCACAATCCATCTCGACTACCCCATCGATCACGGACGCGGGGATTACCCGCGACCCAACTGGTGGTATGGCGGCAGCATCGAAGCATTTGAACGGGCGATTATTGCATGTCCCGAAACCAACTTCATCGGCCATGCCCCCGGATTCTGGGCGCACATTTCCGGCGACGGCAAATTTGACAAAGAAGCGTATCCCAAAGGTCCAGTCGAACCGGGCGGCAAAGTCCCCCAGATGCTCAAAAAATACGACAATCTATACGCCGACCTCTCCGCGGGATCGGGACTGACCGCAATCAGCAGAGACGAAGCATTTGGCAGACAATTCCTGATCGACTTTCAAGACAGCCTGTTATTTGGAAGGGATTATTTTGACACGCGCCTGATGGATTATCTACAGCGCCTGAACCTGCCAAAAGAAGCATTCGACAAAATAACATATCAAAATGCACAGAGGTTATTGGGTGATGGCTGACGTGCTTCACAACCTCTTTTCCCGCAACCCAAATCCCACCGCCATCCCCAGAACGGGAAATATCGCAAGCACCATAAACACCTTCTGGTACGCATCGAGAGTAGATAAATTTGCATCGAAGAAAAACTGCAACACCACCCCGATCAGTGCCGTACTGATCGCCATCCCCATAAACCGCAGCATACTATAAAGACCTGCAGCAGCCCCCATCTGGTCTGACTCGACAGTCCCCATAACCGTACTGTGCAAAGCAGCCAGCATCAACCCGGCACCAAGCCCATAGTACGTCAGCAGGCCAGCAATAACCCATGTCGAAATCGCATCGGACAAATGGGCAAAGCCCAGCATCACCGTCAACTGCACGAACATCCCAATCATCACCAGCCACCGACTCTGAAAACGATCGGACATCTGCCCGCCAAATCGCACAATCAGCGTCATCGCCGCAGAACTAATAATCAAAAACACGCCCAACAGTGCCGGACCCATGTGGTGAACATCGACCAGATACAGCGGCATCAACACCCCAATACCGCCCTGCACAAACATCCGCATCGAAGCGCAAAACGTCACCCGACAAAACATGCGATTGCCAAAAAAATTGAGCGGAAGAAAAGGATCTCTCCGCCCTCTCTCCCACCACCAGAAACCAGCGAAAAACACTCCCGCACCCAAAAGCAATCGCCAATCCTCAAACGGGGCAACCCCCGTCACAGACCGGCTGGACAGATAAAACATCAGAAATATAATCCCGCCCGACAACAAACCGACCCCACCCCAATCAAACTGCCGCAAAAATTTAGACGCCTCCCCAATCACCTGAGAAGGCACCCCCCTGTAAATCGCGACAAAAGTCACAACACTGAGCAAAAGCCCCGGCACAAAAGCAGCGCGCCACCCCCAAAGCGCAATGAGAATACCCGCGACAAACGACGACGAAAAACTCATCGCCGGACCCACTGCACTCCAGGTCCCCAGGACGCGCCCGCGTTCTCCCGCGCTAAAAATCGACGCGAGCAGCGCCATACCCATCGGCGTCATCCCCCCCACGCCAATACCCTGAATCGCACGCCCGGCCATCAACCAGCGCATATTCGGCGCCATAAACGTCATCGCAGAACCAACGCCAAAAATCACAGTCCCCAACAGAATCAACAACCGCCGGTCAACGCCATCGCTCAAACGCCCATAAATCGGCATCAAAACGACAAAAGGCAGCATAAAAGCTGCCAGAACCCACGCCGTCAAATCTGCGGGAATCCCAAAATCATCCCGAATAACCGGCAGTGCAACCCGCGACATGCCAGACACCATAGGCATCAGCATAGACGAAAACATCAGGCTAATCAACACGCGCCGAGCCGCCCGGGGAGACAGCGGTTCTGCCTCCCCGGATGCAACCTGTCCCTTAGACAAATGTACCTCGCAATTCAACCAATCTTCATACCACACTCGCGGCCGTGTGCTTCGAGTAACGCCTTCCCCGCATCGTAAATCGCCCCAAAAGCATCCAAACTAACCATCACATCGCCACTCATATGCTTCCCCGCCGCACGCACCTTATCACACGCCGCCTCATACGCCGCTATGCACTCTGGATGATTCGGCTCTCCGGGATACCCCATAGACTGCGCGATATCTTGCGGACCGCCCGCAAAAAACATAAGCCCATCAACCTGGAGAATCTCATCCAAATTGTCAAAAGCCGTCTTGCTCTCGAGCTGAGGCACAATAATGGTATTGTCATTGGTAAACTCAAAAATCTTCCGACTATCGCTGGTATCATTCAAACCATAAGCCACGCGCTGGCTCATCGCACTCCGACGTCCCAAAGGCCCGTAAAAACCAAACTGGACAATCCGCTCGGCCTCCTCGGCAGTCTGCAAATTGGGCACCGTAATCATCTGCATGCCCCGGTCCAGCGCCGTCAAAATAGCCGCCTCGGACTGATCCACAACCCGCATAGTCGGCGTCATACCATAAGCATCGCAAAGGCGACAGACCGTCTCAATAGTCGGCAGCGTCAACGCGCCGTGCTGCCCATCCAGCGAAATAAAATCCATCCCCATCTTAGCCGCCACTTCGATCACAATTTCCGAAACAAAACTCATCTGCACGCCAACGGCTTTTTCGCCATTGCGATAACGCTCGAGAATGCGATTTGGTGTAGCCATAAAAACCTCGCTATGTTATAGTTACCTGAAAACCCTAAACCCTCGCAAATTTTTGCAACCGCTGTCCCTGTCCTTCCATACCGATCTCAGCCACATAAATACTCCCCTCGTCATCCACGCAAAGCCCATGCGGCGACTGCACAGCACTCTGATCCGCAAAGCGACAAATCAATTCCCCATCCGCAGACCACACGCTAATGCGCCCCCCGCCCCCTTGCTCCGCCACATAAATCGTATTATCATCCGTAATCCACACATCGCCCGGCATCATCACATCGGTCCACATCTCCATAAACTTGCCGTCTGGATCGAAAATCTGAATGCGATTATTCTCCCGGTCGCACACCAGAACCCGCCCGGTCTTATCGCATCCAATATTGTGTACCAGCGCAAACTGCCCCGGCCCACTGCCCCCCT
Proteins encoded in this region:
- a CDS encoding RNA polymerase sigma factor RpoD/SigA produces the protein MSAALMSYSTSNGTNGGSSSALELYFKDIAYSELLTPQEEIDLAKRIRKGDRKSLNKMIESNLRFVITIAKEYQGRGLLLEDLIAEGNMGLVRAATRYDETVGVKFTTYAVWWIRQGILSALAEKARMVRLPVNKIKHLSKLERISSELKQSLGREPRIEEIAAQAELHPKQVQDLLSASRWHVSFDMPLEDGPDTSLLEMLSDNDQETPEEAMLESSMAEEIHTALNTLAPRDARVLRLYFGINSGETMTLEQIGNILNLTKERVRQIRDKALAALKHPSRMRKMRTLLMEN
- a CDS encoding VOC family protein; this encodes MANRMESTGMGITRVSHITLVTGNLERASAFYEKFLGLQPIPRPDYDFAGAWYRCGDVEIHLILAEEYPRPSRRHIAFEVADFDRVITLLDRERVRVASGPGVRPHDGTRYVFVHDPDGNLIEIGRPGNA
- a CDS encoding Gfo/Idh/MocA family oxidoreductase; amino-acid sequence: MSKGKVVNLALVGCGGIAGGHLRRYGEIFDKGEDRFRIVATVDSDISRAQAFADQINGKTGWAVNCYPSVEDLLNSESDLDGADICSPHGLHHVLACELLEGGVNILCEKPIGVTVKATQRIIDTARRCNRIAANAEQCRRSVGQRTIHWAFNGGPLGEPRLWYAIRSGWQDPANYPDWHWRVDRKLGGCGMVMDSGAHWVDTMRYWFGEVESVYARVEQLEQRPHKKGDDLVDDSREDFWTSIFNFESGVIGTWSWTVSAPGKGFTQLNLTGSKGTIVERDIFHPAASQARGECQFIDGTAYGVSQLQDMFLDSLSQSEKDRLFPYGLTDGMAIELWDFIDALSIGRDVEIDAEEGLKSKAVSEAIYESGKSGEVVRVSDVISGKVCAYQEDIDQMWGLV
- a CDS encoding sulfatase, whose product is MPNIIIITTHDTGRHFGCYGVDTVHTPAIDAIADDGFKFTNYFTTSPVCSPSRGAMLTGRYPQSNGLIGLTHSPWDWCFNEGERHLSHILRDAGYHTALFGLQHEASNTEDLGFEATFAQRDETGRRANALVVARALADFLRAGAGSKTPFYAQVGFFETHRPHDFGDVGPDDSQGVDVPPYLVDDETSRRELALQQGAIRRVDEAVQIIADALKESGLEDDTLLVFTVDHGIEFPRAKWFCYDAGIGVALLMRWPGGGVRGGQSCGHLLSNVDFLPTLMDLIQHPIPDNVEGLSFVSVFKDPDAEPTRDAAFSIFQGSDSRSVRTDRYKFIRNFSPRRLIDVPVDMTDPPRPRIKQPVAQLYDLEKDPNEFEDVADKPEYRDVYNALSQRLWQWMEDVNDPSLKSPIPTPYYWEAMAEYNTRKEG
- a CDS encoding sugar phosphate isomerase/epimerase, with the translated sequence MELCYFADEIDKADFDKSVRLGVEAGATGIELRGGIWGKRVQEIDNDELQRVQDVLAKYNVTVMSVGSPVGKCAHDSAEEKAEHQRIFDRMIELAKAFDTTVIRGFSLWNPNRRKGDRANRPGVENYLDVIVPFLGPIAKIAEREGVTLSLENEGATIAGTCAEARTVADALGDTSGFSFCWDVNNGIGCGEQAIPDGYEQIKGRITHLHVKPNPDKELDPIRDSDIKYEDLLKMVLSDGYTGNVSIEHWGSPDLMLKGVRQLRAVLDNL
- a CDS encoding aminopeptidase; translation: MDLHKLFTDVFHPEPDETVAVIADVPHGELRDSETWRERREMAAEWCAAWVSLGEQIGFDVLPLITFPATGAHNGNLPLDKGEPIPLRDGLARATIVNSLTQFSATAPLSAWARSHNDFRAASLPGVARRMEETALSADYTEVARRCQILMDALSQAESAQVIFTTGHKWTVDLRYREAHKDDGQLPREKANSAFPIINLPSGESFQVPYEGERDGEPSRTEGEIPVNDNGDVIVFRVENNRIVDVAGETTQAASFKAYFEEDPIRGNIAELALGCNPKAVVWGNVLEDEKAGFHWAYGRSEHLGGTIGPEQFKSPAHIVHEDIVYAKDSPIQVASLLLVSANGKTRQIIRDGEYLI
- a CDS encoding amidohydrolase family protein, whose translation is MLIDAHNHPNWHGFNAEKILKNMDEQNIDQLWLFSWEAPEDEYSPSYHKVLPPTGVCIPLEDVIQVGRTAPDRFVLGYMPHPKRPDAIDRLKAAVEIHGIRVASELKVRVVFDDPDALRLYHVCGDMGLPITIHLDYPIDHGRGDYPRPNWWYGGSIEAFERAIIACPETNFIGHAPGFWAHISGDGKFDKEAYPKGPVEPGGKVPQMLKKYDNLYADLSAGSGLTAISRDEAFGRQFLIDFQDSLLFGRDYFDTRLMDYLQRLNLPKEAFDKITYQNAQRLLGDG
- a CDS encoding MFS transporter, with the protein product MSKGQVASGEAEPLSPRAARRVLISLMFSSMLMPMVSGMSRVALPVIRDDFGIPADLTAWVLAAFMLPFVVLMPIYGRLSDGVDRRLLILLGTVIFGVGSAMTFMAPNMRWLMAGRAIQGIGVGGMTPMGMALLASIFSAGERGRVLGTWSAVGPAMSFSSSFVAGILIALWGWRAAFVPGLLLSVVTFVAIYRGVPSQVIGEASKFLRQFDWGGVGLLSGGIIFLMFYLSSRSVTGVAPFEDWRLLLGAGVFFAGFWWWERGRRDPFLPLNFFGNRMFCRVTFCASMRMFVQGGIGVLMPLYLVDVHHMGPALLGVFLIISSAAMTLIVRFGGQMSDRFQSRWLVMIGMFVQLTVMLGFAHLSDAISTWVIAGLLTYYGLGAGLMLAALHSTVMGTVESDQMGAAAGLYSMLRFMGMAISTALIGVVLQFFFDANLSTLDAYQKVFMVLAIFPVLGMAVGFGLREKRL
- a CDS encoding aldolase/citrate lyase family protein, which codes for MATPNRILERYRNGEKAVGVQMSFVSEIVIEVAAKMGMDFISLDGQHGALTLPTIETVCRLCDAYGMTPTMRVVDQSEAAILTALDRGMQMITVPNLQTAEEAERIVQFGFYGPLGRRSAMSQRVAYGLNDTSDSRKIFEFTNDNTIIVPQLESKTAFDNLDEILQVDGLMFFAGGPQDIAQSMGYPGEPNHPECIAAYEAACDKVRAAGKHMSGDVMVSLDAFGAIYDAGKALLEAHGRECGMKIG